From Haloarcula sp. CBA1127, a single genomic window includes:
- a CDS encoding AAA family ATPase, whose protein sequence is MDRLESLRSEDEERAESAAAGVLLDQLQEVEQRLLAFGEALGGTADTVTDLPFTEEAGLDHMPEPLYVRHDTEMLNQVTSWLLQDQHIGLVSPYGTGKTAFREIVLRDLSKHEGFVITHLDNPRETTPRKLYQTVLTAAYAAGYSIDQRNYSQVRDGIPWATAEAKDAVHEIVRRVREDEKTLLLVVDEIEVLEADLLSPLQVAGDAGVRLFLTGTPEGKRRVAEIRGTLDSRLRYYEGIDPFSPDDVAEYAARSLAYFRDEPYEGQAPDLFTRAAIEDIHERTDGNPREVRIECRELFTRAAFVWYRTGQDISRIQITPELRHRRFGMGR, encoded by the coding sequence ATGGACCGACTCGAATCGCTCCGGTCCGAAGACGAAGAACGTGCCGAGAGCGCCGCCGCCGGCGTGCTACTGGACCAGCTACAGGAGGTCGAACAGCGGCTGCTAGCCTTCGGTGAGGCGCTGGGCGGCACGGCCGACACCGTGACCGACCTCCCGTTTACCGAGGAAGCCGGCCTGGACCATATGCCCGAGCCGCTGTACGTCCGTCACGACACCGAGATGCTGAACCAGGTCACGTCGTGGCTCCTGCAGGACCAGCACATCGGGTTAGTGAGTCCCTACGGCACCGGAAAGACCGCCTTCCGCGAAATCGTGCTGCGGGACCTCTCGAAACACGAGGGTTTTGTCATCACGCATCTGGACAACCCACGCGAGACGACGCCCCGAAAACTGTACCAGACGGTGCTGACAGCCGCCTACGCCGCGGGCTACTCCATCGATCAGCGCAACTACTCGCAGGTCCGCGACGGGATTCCGTGGGCGACCGCTGAAGCGAAAGACGCCGTCCACGAGATCGTCCGTCGCGTGCGCGAGGACGAGAAAACGCTCCTGCTGGTCGTCGACGAGATCGAGGTGCTTGAGGCGGACCTGCTGTCGCCGCTGCAGGTGGCCGGTGACGCCGGCGTTCGGCTGTTCCTCACCGGCACACCGGAAGGGAAACGGCGGGTGGCGGAGATCCGCGGGACACTCGACTCCCGACTACGATATTATGAGGGTATCGACCCGTTTTCGCCGGACGACGTAGCCGAGTACGCCGCCCGCTCGCTGGCGTACTTCCGAGACGAACCCTACGAAGGACAGGCCCCGGACCTGTTCACCCGGGCCGCAATCGAAGACATCCACGAGCGGACCGATGGCAATCCTCGGGAAGTCCGCATCGAGTGTCGTGAACTGTTCACAAGGGCGGCGTTCGTCTGGTACCGGACCGGACAGGACATCTCCCGCATCCAGATTACGCCGGAGTTGCGCCACCGGCGGTTCGGAATGGGCCGCTGA
- a CDS encoding DUF5784 family protein: MAGPLRLRRSNERWSEKRVRTDLLTPLQNTFGATMNGPWFAPPEGWAARRLEMDNGDLALFCWNGQRAYWVGNTETPETLWRTEKYTFDEVPDEISEWVQRELFAQLEVEDPWLTEYETLAHFFLPVFLSKDGRESTRTFFREHAGGFPDADRANGLAFYDDFLATGALDDYRYTMASKLGTSEGFDLSRMRATMGEFNVAKLLVDAGNDITPEVELDSGHSVDFRVEDTLVEVTRPRPPSRRQVDTAVGAVKASGDAKTRDQLAAHPGAVLVVDCSSFPDDDWRRVYGEQPDVGYSPTIVFRARPDGSMEGYAYGSVPFPLPF; this comes from the coding sequence GTGGCTGGTCCCTTACGCCTGCGACGGTCGAACGAGCGATGGAGCGAGAAGCGGGTCCGGACAGACCTGCTGACACCGTTGCAGAACACCTTCGGTGCGACGATGAACGGGCCGTGGTTCGCCCCGCCGGAGGGGTGGGCTGCGCGACGACTGGAGATGGACAACGGCGACCTGGCGCTGTTTTGCTGGAACGGCCAGCGGGCGTACTGGGTCGGAAATACGGAGACACCGGAGACGCTGTGGCGGACGGAGAAGTACACGTTCGACGAGGTGCCCGACGAGATTAGCGAGTGGGTCCAGCGTGAACTGTTCGCACAGTTGGAGGTGGAAGACCCGTGGCTCACCGAGTACGAGACGCTGGCGCACTTTTTCTTGCCCGTGTTTCTCTCCAAGGACGGCCGGGAGTCGACACGGACGTTCTTCCGGGAGCACGCCGGCGGCTTCCCCGACGCCGATCGAGCGAACGGGCTGGCGTTCTACGACGACTTCCTCGCGACCGGCGCACTGGACGACTATCGCTACACGATGGCGAGCAAACTCGGGACCAGCGAGGGCTTTGACCTGTCGCGGATGCGGGCAACGATGGGCGAGTTCAACGTCGCCAAACTGCTCGTCGACGCGGGCAACGACATCACCCCCGAGGTCGAACTGGACTCGGGACACTCCGTCGACTTCCGGGTCGAAGACACACTCGTCGAGGTCACTCGCCCGCGGCCGCCGTCCCGGCGGCAGGTCGACACTGCCGTCGGCGCGGTGAAGGCGTCCGGCGATGCGAAGACACGCGACCAGCTAGCGGCCCACCCCGGTGCGGTCCTCGTGGTGGACTGCAGTTCCTTCCCGGACGACGACTGGCGTCGGGTCTACGGCGAACAGCCAGACGTGGGGTACTCGCCGACTATCGTGTTCCGCGCTCGACCGGACGGCAGCATGGAAGGGTACGCCTACGGCTCGGTTCCGTTTCCACTGCCGTTCTAG
- a CDS encoding TIGR00725 family protein, with product MRVSVIGGSTVTDEQYQQAREVGRRLGEHGHDIVCGGLTGVMEAACRGASEAGGHTVGILPGERRAAANDYVQTAIATGLGNARNALVVMNGAAVIAVDGGTGTLSELGHALDIGRPVAGLGTHRLDSPVADAIEHVDTPAEAVEHVVSAVQ from the coding sequence ATGCGCGTTTCCGTTATTGGCGGCTCGACAGTCACCGACGAACAGTACCAGCAGGCACGCGAGGTCGGGCGACGACTCGGTGAGCATGGCCACGATATCGTCTGTGGCGGCCTCACCGGCGTGATGGAGGCGGCCTGTCGGGGTGCAAGCGAGGCCGGCGGTCACACTGTCGGTATCCTCCCTGGCGAGCGCCGGGCCGCCGCAAACGACTACGTCCAGACCGCCATTGCGACGGGACTCGGAAACGCCCGCAACGCTCTCGTCGTAATGAACGGCGCGGCCGTTATTGCCGTTGACGGCGGCACTGGGACGCTCTCAGAACTCGGCCATGCCCTCGACATAGGCCGACCGGTTGCCGGGCTCGGAACACACCGCCTCGATAGCCCGGTGGCCGACGCCATCGAACACGTCGACACTCCCGCCGAGGCCGTCGAACACGTCGTGTCTGCCGTGCAGTAG
- the thsA gene encoding thermosome subunit alpha: MGNQPMIVLSEESQRTSGKDAQSMNITAGTAVAEAVRTTLGPKGMDKMLVDNSGSVVVTNDGVTILDEMDIEHPAANMIVEVAQTQEDEVGDGTTTAVVMAGELLSKAEELLDQDIHASILAQGYRQAAEKAKEILEDNAIDVDADDTETLEKVAATAMTGKGAESSKDVLAELVVRAAQSVVDDDGSVDTDNIQIETVVGGATDESELVEGVIVDKERVHDNMPFAVEDADVALLDTAIEVPETELDTEVNVTDPDQLQQFLDQEEEQLKEMVDQLAEAGADVVFCQKGIDDMAQHYLAQEGILAVRRAKKSDIEALSRSTGARIISNIDDIEADDLGFAGSVAQKDIAGDERIFVEDVEDARAVTMILRGGTEHVVDEVERAIEDSLGVVAATLEDGKVLPGGGAPETQLALGLRDHADSVGGREQLAVEAFADAIDVIPRTLAENAGLDPIDSLVDLRSKHDGGAVTSGLDAYTGEVVDMEEDGVVEPLRVKTQAVESATEAAVMILRIDDVIAAGDLKGGQGDDDEDEGGPGGPGGAPGGMGGGMGGMGGGMGGMM; encoded by the coding sequence ATGGGCAACCAGCCCATGATTGTACTTTCCGAGGAGTCCCAGCGGACATCCGGAAAGGACGCGCAGTCGATGAACATCACGGCCGGGACGGCCGTCGCCGAGGCCGTTCGGACGACTCTGGGTCCGAAGGGCATGGACAAGATGCTCGTCGACAACTCGGGCTCAGTCGTCGTCACGAACGACGGCGTCACCATCCTTGATGAGATGGACATCGAGCACCCCGCCGCCAACATGATCGTCGAGGTCGCCCAGACCCAGGAAGACGAAGTGGGCGACGGCACGACCACGGCGGTTGTCATGGCCGGCGAACTCCTCTCGAAGGCCGAGGAACTCCTCGACCAGGACATCCACGCCAGCATCCTGGCTCAGGGGTACCGCCAGGCCGCCGAGAAAGCCAAGGAAATCCTCGAAGACAACGCCATCGACGTCGACGCCGACGACACGGAGACCCTCGAAAAGGTCGCCGCGACCGCGATGACCGGCAAGGGCGCGGAGTCCTCCAAGGACGTCCTCGCCGAGCTCGTCGTCCGCGCCGCACAGTCCGTCGTCGACGACGACGGCAGTGTTGACACCGACAACATCCAGATCGAAACCGTCGTCGGCGGCGCAACCGATGAGTCCGAACTCGTCGAAGGCGTCATCGTCGACAAGGAACGCGTCCACGACAACATGCCGTTCGCCGTCGAGGACGCCGACGTGGCCCTGCTCGACACGGCCATCGAGGTTCCGGAAACGGAGCTCGACACCGAAGTCAACGTCACCGACCCCGACCAGCTCCAGCAGTTCCTCGACCAGGAAGAGGAACAGCTCAAGGAAATGGTCGACCAGCTCGCCGAGGCCGGTGCTGACGTCGTCTTCTGCCAGAAGGGCATCGACGACATGGCCCAGCACTACCTCGCACAGGAAGGCATCCTCGCTGTTCGCCGCGCGAAGAAGTCCGACATCGAAGCGCTCTCGCGCTCGACCGGCGCGCGCATCATCTCGAACATCGACGACATCGAAGCCGACGACCTCGGCTTCGCCGGCTCCGTTGCCCAGAAGGACATCGCTGGCGACGAGCGCATCTTCGTCGAAGACGTCGAGGACGCCCGCGCTGTCACGATGATTCTCCGCGGCGGCACCGAACACGTCGTCGACGAAGTCGAGCGCGCCATCGAAGACTCGCTCGGCGTCGTCGCCGCCACGCTGGAGGACGGCAAGGTCCTGCCCGGCGGCGGTGCCCCCGAGACGCAGCTCGCACTCGGCCTGCGTGACCACGCTGACTCAGTTGGTGGGCGCGAACAGCTCGCCGTCGAAGCCTTCGCCGACGCCATCGACGTCATCCCGCGCACCCTCGCGGAGAACGCCGGTCTCGACCCGATCGACTCGCTGGTCGACCTCCGCAGCAAGCACGACGGTGGCGCAGTCACCTCCGGGCTTGACGCCTACACCGGTGAGGTCGTCGACATGGAAGAGGACGGCGTCGTCGAGCCCCTCCGTGTCAAGACCCAAGCCGTCGAAAGCGCAACCGAAGCAGCCGTCATGATCCTCCGCATCGATGACGTCATCGCTGCTGGCGACCTCAAGGGTGGCCAGGGCGACGACGACGAGGACGAAGGCGGACCTGGCGGCCCAGGCGGCGCGCCCGGCGGAATGGGCGGCGGCATGGGCGGCATGGGCGGCGGTATGGGCGGCATGATGTAA